A segment of the Solanum lycopersicum chromosome 9, SLM_r2.1 genome:
ACATCCAAAAACTGCAGAATACTTTGGAGAAGCTTGAACAGGAAAAACTAGAAAGGCTTCAAGAACATAATGTAAGGTGTAGGAGTTCACAAAAATTCACTAATACTTGTAACAATTGGGAGAAATATCTGGGTGATCAAGGATCAACACATAATACATCTTCTACTACATCAACAACTCATGGTACCAATCCCCTTATGGTGAATAATAACATTCCAACAGGTTTTGTGACATGGAGTTCACCAAACGTGATACTTAATGTTTGTGGTGAAAATGCACATATTagtgtgtgttatccaaagaAGTCAGGGCTATTCACCTTCATTTGTTATATTTTGGGGAAACATGGGATCGAGATTGTGTCTGCTCAAGCTTCATCTGATCAATTCAGAAGCGTGTTCAAGATCCAAGCTCACGTAAGtcctttcattttcttcaaaataatatgttgGTCATTTTAAAGATTTTGAACTAGGATTTTTAGTTAGCATACTCTCTGATTTACTTTACGTCTTTTTGTTTAAGTTATCAGGAAATTGAAGATATGACACAcgttaaaaaatgatttaaaattaagGTTGTTTgagaaatagttattttttctttcataagtCTCGCATCTAATTAaacattatcttcacatgaaaTAAAGGTTAAAAAGTATATCTATCttctttgtttaaaaaaatcctCCTCTCACCTAGTTTCACCTTGAGGTCGAAACTTTCTATTTGCTACTACATATAGTATAGTCATAGATTATGCttagaaattattaaaattgtttAACCTGAGTGGAGTGTCTAACAGAAATAGTCTTTCTACTTTTACAAGATTATATGGGTAATCATGTGTATATATTACACTTTTCAGACCACACTTGTAATATTTTactgaatatattattgttattgttattgcttcattataaaaatatgtttgatgTATATTCAGGCTAAAGGTGGAACTGGCATAGCTCAATACTCTGAAGCATCCAGAGTTGAAGAAATGTACAAGCAAATTGCGATTGAGATAATTTCATTTGCAACCCCCAAATGATGTGCATCAATTTAATCAGCCAAATACAACAAGGGTTATCATATTTAGTTCCAATGTTTATCCGACAGAGGATGGACAATTGTTGTCGTAAAGGCCATGATATTTACTTTTGTAGTTCTTCTAGTGGAGGTTGAATGATTACAACCATATAGGCTATTTTGTTTATGTTTGCATTTCTTTGTTTGTTGCCATATATGcatatttcttttatagtttattaGATTAAGGATGAACGATGTGGACGcaaattctattttatttgcTTTTTCATTTCATCCAGTGGAGGAGGAACATCTGTCATCGAGTCAGAGGAATGAAAATTGTGGAATGTAGTCCCATTAAGTTTCTtccaattatatttataaatagaaaaaatcttGCTATTGGcatatgtttatgtattttcctTAAGGTTGTGTTTGGTATGGATTAATGTTTATCAACACCACGAACCAACTTCTATTTTCAAACTCCCACCTTATATGAATGATATTtgtaattatgttttttaattaaaatttaaggaatatcaataaaatttatttgacttTAGAGCGCTCATAAAGAACCCCCAACCCCCCACCCCACCTAAAAAAAAGGttatatttttcacttttcattttaaaaaacgAAGATACCACTCTAAgaaagttatttaaaaaaatttatgtaaagAGAAATTGTCCTTTTACTCTATCAATCTttaattgaattgttgttataCTATTGTTATGCCCCGAGCGAACACTTGGTCTAACGTACTTAAGTTAACAAAAGACTTAACTCAAAAAGAAGTAAGAATCATTCTGacaaaatacttaaaaaataacatgtgtTGGCAAAAAATGAcacttaattttcaaaatagaaCGTCTGATacgaaaaataaagagaaatgcATTACTGATTATCTGACTGActatctgtctatgaagcctctataatactaagatgaataTTAGGGAAAAATCTAGTAACATTCTATAAATGAAAAGAGTATGAAGCAATAAAAGTGTCCCTAATAAAGCAAGGAGGCTTACCACTAACTCTGAGTGCAACTGGATCAACGAGGTACTGGATGATCATCCTGGTAACCTGTGTCTGCATCCTGAGAGGATGAAGGTCAattggcatcagtacattgaatgtacgtgTTTACGAGTTGAAATTCTAAATAACATAGGCTATAAAGATTTTGAAAGAAACTAAAGAACTTACCTGGCTCAACATGACTGACTCATTTCAATGTAAAACAATTTAAGCACAAGTGCcatttaaagaaaagttgtttggAAAGATGCTGAAAATTATGATGTATACAAGAATACAAATAAATCtataatttatgtaaaatacaattaaattggtgtatatatgtatatacatttaATTTCTGTGGGAGTTTCCCTAACCGACAAATATCACTTAAGATCTAAAGTAATGATACATAGTTTTGCCTCACGCTGCTAGGGTCGTCCTACACCTTGCATTCGATGTAGAACCTGAACgtcctaatggatccactagtctatgcaaAAAACACTAAAGGactcatctaaaaagtatgacccattttctacccatggtggctataTGGTATTGGGGGATCggagttatctgaactctccTCCATATCGGAGCTCAATAATACTCCCCaaaaatatcatcatattagctcttatgtttttaaaacatacttacttctgtgatttgatattattgctcaaaacttagctcaaaAGTCAATCTTGGAAATTTCTGTTTCCTCTCTTGCTTTATTTAGAAAGCGATTACTCTTATCTGAAAACTTGCCCAAAatctctttggaaatctcaatttccgttcttaacttaaatgtgaaattatttataaactttcagggaatacttagttcccttataacttttgagaattgaactcaactctttactctttgcttaacttgaaaacttaagtcttaacAAACTTCTAGGGATCCCGTACATTTCTTTGAACGAAAAAAGACTTCAATTTTTACTCTTTGCTCTGACTTGAAACTTGAGCCTTGCAAAgaagttaaaacatttaataaagaCTCGTGAAAACATTAAGaaactttaatttgatttgtttcttaacttctagacttaactcttaacttctttgactttgatcttaactttttataatttgattatggattcaaggctATGATTTACGTTCATTAGTGATTTATAGGTGTTTAGAAAACATTTGTAATGATTAGAATCATCGAAAGATTTAAATGTACCTTAGAAGGTCTTAAAAGGGTTAACTAGAAAAGCTGGATGAAAATGCAGATCCAGGCGCACTTGTGGCGCCGTTCCAGCCTCAGTTGACTGAGGCTTGGTTCCCGTGCACCAGTTGCACACCGTGCCAGGCCCTTGTTATTGCAGCCCTCGTTTGGCGCATTGCAAGCGTGACGCGACTTGCATTTTCCATGTGCGGCTGACGAATTTTTCAACTAATTTTCTAGTTCCAAATCGTCAAAACCTCCATGGTTTCATCCCCAAACCCCTACGATCATCAATACATTAAATACTCATCATATCTAAACCTAAAATAAAGTCTAAATCTACTAATCAATATCAACGGGTATTGAATCAATTCAACCAAAAAGGGATTAGACGAGattttcaagaattctcttgtaaTCATGCAATCAATTCTAAAACTCCAGAATTGATATAAGATTGGTTAGCAGATGAATTAAACCAACACTATAGAGTTCACATACCTTGATAAGTATCACCATCAATGAATTCAACTCGAAATTCTTTGGTGTTCTTGGCAAAATCTTGatctttctccctttttcttcttctcttaaaTCTTCTCCCAAACCCTAAGCTTTGGTGAACTTTTCTACTCTGAACTAAACTTATTTTTAGCCCTGTTAAATCCTTAAAACGAATTAGGAAATAATtgggtgaaaagactagttttcccTTCCTTAAATCCGAACTGGACTTTCCTTACCTCAATAACCCAACTTCCGTAAGGCATATATCCCtaataagataataaaatcaATCAAACTTAAAGCCGTTGGAAAGATCTATCCAATGGCTTCCTGACCATATACTGAACAAACTCTAACTCATCCCAAGCAAGAACTTATGGTTGTTTGAAAAATTtcctaaaatttatttcttaactcTTAAATATTTCCAGATTTacccctttctttccaaaagttaaagattttagtttcttagcttattctagGCTACTAAGAGTtacaatatgttaaattatctCTCCCTTGGGAACATTATTCCTCGAATGAGATTTCTTTCCCTAAGCTAAGAGTACTAACATCAAGGTCAACACTCCAATAAAGTACTTAAAAAGATGATTATTACCTGGATTTGCATTCTCTccagattcaaagagatgtggatgtatcttcttcatattCTCTTCAGCTTCCAAAGTTGCTTCTTaaacaaattggttcctctaAAGGACCTTGACTGTCGCAACctcctttgttctcaacttgaACATTTGCCGATCTAAAATCTTAACTGGAATCTCTTCATAGAATAAGCTATCCTTTACCCAACATTTTCAGTTGgtacaatcaatgaaggatcacccatgcacttcttcaacattgaAACATAAAATACCGGATGGACCACtctaactcttgtggtagctccaGATCATAAGCTACATTGCCAAATCTTGTATATcctataaggtccaatataccgGGGACTATGTTTCCCCTTCTTATGAAACCTCATAACACTCTTCATAGTCAAAACTTCCAGAAATACCCAATCATCCACTTCAAAATCCAACTGCCTCCTCCTAACATTTGTATAGTACTTTTGAGGACTCTGTGTCATTTTCATTCTCTCTTGAATCACCTTCACTTTATCCAATGCTTGGTGAACTAGATCATGTCCTATCAACCCTGCTCACAAACTTCGAACCACCAAATAGGATATCTGCAACTTTTCCCATgaagagcttcatatggagtCATTTGGATGCTTAAAGAGTAGttattgttgtaagcaaactcaatgaCAGGTAGGTGGTCATCCCAATTCCcattgaaatcaatcacacaattCCTCAACATATCTTTTAAGGTGTGCATCGTATGCTCTACTTGCTATCTTTCTGAGGATTAAAAGTCATGCATAATCAtctttgaacccaaacctttcttGAAAGACTTCTAGAACTGAGtcgtaaattgtgcacctctatttGAAATGATAGACACTAGTACCCCATGAATTCTCACTACCTCCTGAATGTATAACTTTGCATAATCCTTTGTCGAATGAATGTCCTTACCGTTAAGAAGTGGgatgattttgtcattctatcgacaATTACCAAAATCAAATAATCTACCTGCAAGACCTTGGTAAACCTGTGATGAATTCCATATTAGTCATCTCCAACTTCCATTCCGGAAGTTTTATGTTTTGAGCCAACCCTCTAGGCTTTTGGTCTTCTATTTTCACTTGCCGACAATTTAGACACTTGGTAACAAACTCAGCCATGTCCTTTTCATACCTTACCACCACTATACCTCTCTCAAGTCACAATATATATTGGCGGAACCTAGTTGAATGGAATATGTGGGCTATGAGTCTTCTCCATGATCCTTTTTTGAAGCCCATTCACCCTAGGCATACACAACTTACCTTTCTACTTCAGTACACCATCTCCCTCTTGTTCAAAAGTCAACACTCTTTGATTGTGAACATTTGTctttaaatcaagaaaaatgggGTCTTGGTTTTGCTTTTCTTTCACCTCTTACACTAGTGATGATTCTGCCCCATTAGTGACCACTGTTCCCCCTTCTGTGGAATCTATAAGCCTGACTACAAGGCATGAAAGTTTGTGCATATCTTTAGATAACTCTCTATTTTATTCCTTAACATCGGTGGTACCctccatagataatctacttaAAGAATTAGTAACTATATTATCCTAGCCtaggtggtaaagaatactcatgtcctAATCCTTGAATAATTCGAACCACCTTTTTAATATGAGATTTATCTCTTTCTatgtgaacacatattgtagcCTCTtgtgattaatgaatatatcaaCATTAACACCGTACAAATAGTGAAGCCATATCTTCATGGCGAATACCACAACAGCCAACTGCAAGTCGTGGGATAGGTAATTCCTTTCGTGAACCTTCAACTTAATGAACGAATACGCTATAACTATGCCATTATGTATTAGGAAACACCCCAAACAAACTTtatatgcatcacaatacaccacaaaaccttgagtaccctctTATAATGTCAAAACTCGGGCATTAGTCAACCTCATTTTCAATTCCTAAAaatttttctcacaagcttcagatCATTGAAATTTAACTatcttttaagttaaattaGTCAAGGTAGATAAGATAGACAAAAACCCCTCAATAAACCTTCTATAGTAGCCAGTCAAACCCAAGAAACTGCTAATATCAGTTGGAGACGGTGGTCTAAACCAACTCTGAACTACTTAtatcttttgggtatcaactATAATCTGATCCCTGAAAACTATGTGGCCCAACAATGCTACAGACTTgagccaaaattcacacttggagaacttggcatgcaactccttatctttcaaagtctgaAGAACTATTTTTtggtgactagcatgatcttcttcattccttgaatagattagtatatcatcaataaagattataaaaaaaacatatctaaataaatcTTGAAGACTCTGCTCATAAGAtatcaagaactcataatgcccatgtatggttctaaaagttgtctttggaatgtCATATTCCCCAACTTTGAACTGATGGTAGCCAGATCTGagatcaattttcaaaaaaaggtaGCACCCTAAAGTTGATAGATAAGATCATATATCCTCGGGAGAGGATACTCATTCTTAATGGTAAACTTATTCAATTGGCGCTAGTCTATACACATCTTAaaggaaccatctttctttcttacaAACAATACTAGAGCggcccaaggtgagacacttggtcgaatgaaacctttatctaaTAGATCTTTCAACTATTCTTTCCACTTTTTTAACTCTCCAATATATATTGAGGATAGAGATAGGATGAGTATCTAAAATGATATCAATGTCTACGTCTATTTTTCTCTCAGGAGGGACTCCGGATAGATCATCaagaaaaacttttgaaaaCTCCTTTACTATAAAATCTGACTGAAGGGAAGATACCTCAGCACTTGAGTCACTAAAtcagactaagtgatagatacatccatttgaaactaaatttctcgccttaaggtacgaaatgaaaagacccttaggcactgctgAACTACTACTACACTTTATGACTAGCTCATTAGGAATATGAAACTTGGCAACTCGATTTCAATAGTCTATTGAGGCATAACAGGCATGAAGtcagtccatacctagaatgacatccaaatctaccatgtctaactcaactaGGTGATCcatggtgttcttgtgattgatagAAATAAGACTATCACAGTAGACTGTCTCCGCTAGAATAAACTCTCCGACATGTGTAAAAACACAGAAAGATTCACAATGTTTCTCAGAAAGAATCTCAAActtatttgcaacataaggagttacaaaagataaactttctCCTTGGtctaacaaagcataaacatcaaaatttaaaaatttgatcataCTCATGACAACATCGGGAGAGTTATCTTGATCATGGCggctagtgattgcatagaggCAGTTTGTCCCTCTGGCATACCAGAAGTAGCTCTTCTAGGTGTAGCCCTATCTGGTGGAGCAATTGATGAAGATTGTGCTCTGTTGCCCCCATTACCATTTCCATATCTCTTCTTTGGACTGTCTTGCATGAAATTCCCATTCTGACCACATTTGAAATAGACAGCGGAGCCATCACGACAACTACTTGAATGGTTTCTACCACACTTGGCGCATGCAAGAGGCTTACTACCCCCTTGTACCATGGTACCCTTAGAATAAGTAGGTTTAACTCTGAAAATTTGATTGTTGTACTCACCCTTGTTAAAGTGCATGTGCCCTAGCAGATGATACAGCACGTCCCTTCTGTTCCTACTGGAAAAAATAGCGGTTGGCATTGATCTTCTGCTACCCTGATTCATTCCAGTATTAGATTTCTTGTCCCTATACTCCTCTCTGTTCCTCATCTTCTCCTCTTCAACATGTTTCACATAGACCAACAACCTAGATATGTCTATATAGCCTATAAACATTGCAGCTCTGGCCTATTTTCTTAGCATGACCAAAGACAGCAATAAACAAACTCATCTTTCTTCTCGTGTTGTTAACCATTTTAAGAACATATGGTAAAActgggtgaacttcaacccatatTTATGCACACTCAAGGGGCTTCAGGGTAAGGAACTCTTGTACCTTTGCCTCTTTCACTTCTCAAGGAAAGAAacgcccaagaaagcttcttcaAAGAAAGACCAACTCAAACGTGGTGCATTCTTATCTCTACCCTCATTCCCTTGGACGAACCACATCATAGACACATTCTTTAGTTGATATGCATCTATGTTAAGATCTTCAGCATCTATGACATGCAAcatatcaaaaatattcttcAGCTTCTCAACAAAATTTTGTGAATCCTCAATAGTGCACAAACTGGTAAAGCTAGGAGGATTTATTCTTAGAAAATCGCAAATCCTCGAGGTATAAGACTCCACTTGTCGAGCTCCTCTCTGTTGCCCGACTTGGTTAGTCATTGCTTGGCTTAACATCTGGATAGCCCTCACAGAATTCAGCATTGGTGACTTCTCCTTGAGGTTGCACGTTTGGTGCATTAGGTACATATGGTTCCTCAACATTCTGTCTGGATGGATGACCTCTTGATGCTTTTTGTGGAGACATAATGATCTGAAATACGCATAAGCACGAAttagagagaaaatttttagagataaactctaacgcacaaataagaatatgaagaagtgaggaattcctaaatgttgcagCCTTCTAATAATAGATGGGTCGCGCTTCACACGGATGACTAAGACTCTACAGACATagcttcatagactccctaggacttTTGAACTCTATGCTCTAATACAAattttgtcacgccccgaaCCTACACCCTGGACATGACTgacacccaatgaccattgctaacatatgcataaaaatcatcaatgcatgagaaaagggaaattttagttaaaatcGTGGTTTCTATCAATTTAACCCAACATGCACACCGTGTaagcattataagtcacctcaACATAATATTAACCCCACATGTATGAAACTTAAGCAATAGTTGTGTAATGCAAAGAATGCAACCCCTTAATCCTATTCCAAGCTATAACATTAAGCCACCTACTTCATACTTACCACATAACCTCATATTTCATCATGAAATGCTTTATTCATAAAGATCACTCataaattatcaacataaaacataattaacttATTCATACAAGAATACTACTAGGATCATCCCTTAGGATCCCATAAgtgcaatgtgtaagagaagtcacataccctccctcacactaTGTAGAAACCTTTAAGAAAGGTGTAATAAGAGTTCACACATTTACTTTATTCATATAATTTCACATTTAGGAAAGAAGTTGTAATAACCGACATTAGACCATGGGAGccacatggaatctggtgttttACTCCGATACCAAAATTATAGGGTTAACGTTTTCCTAAGGTGTGACCTTTGGTACATAGCTATCTAGATGGATTCACTAAGgtagagtcctatgtgggcacatagttaagggacaaggaggttgttactagaaaccaTAACTGGATAAACGTGAAGGGGTTCCATCTCATTATACAAGACATAACTTGGTAATAAGGACTtccaaacatgagaaaaccCATGTGGGGAGACAGAcctactaagtatgagaccccCATCTCATTTACGTTTCCTTTCGGTGCTAAGAAGTTATTCCTTTAATAATCATCTCTATTAATCATACAAGTTCACATAAGTCTCTAATAGACCTCTATGTAaacattttatcatattaaCTCATAGGTAATCATAAGTGAGAACATTCCTTTCACCTAGAAATCACTAAAGGTGAGTAAACCTTTCCCTTAACAccttattataatcatgagaaataCCTTTTGATCTTATAACCAACCTAGCGTAACatacattcatacttcatagcTAATTCAAGAGtatagggttaaggatgaggaaaTCTTGGAATCAACACCACAGCACATTAGCTATCACACCATTACTGTCCAAGTAATTCATTCTACATAATTGAGTTCAAGAAAGAACCAATATTCATACCTTCTTGCCCTTGCATAGGACTTCATACTTCCAACAACAAAGGATATATAATCAATACACAAAACATGATAATTCAAGaataaattacataattaacacCAATGTAGTCAATAAACATATTTATCATCTTCACAATCCACCAtatcaattcaaggttttcatgaaattaGGGAAATACATGGGTGCATGGGAAACTTGTGTGAATAACAAGAATTAACCATCAATGTATACTTAAACAACATAAATGaccataattcatcacaatgaTTCTTTTAATTTCGTTTTTCAAAGTGGACCAATGTGTAGAGAGAAACCCTAGTTTGGGGAAGTTTGAAAATCTCCTTGAGATTGCCTCTTGACGAACGGAATCCCAAGAGAAAAGAAATTGTACCTTTGTGAGCCTTTATCCATGAGATTCTTTTAAGATACTTGGagattttagtatttttcttgaacttcaatgtgtcttcaatggaggatgaaGTAGAAAGAGACTGTAGAGAGAAGTGGGAGAAATTGGGTTTAAATTTGTGTTTGAGTTATGAAGTGGGAAATGGGTGATAAACGATTTCAAACTTATATATAGTCAACCCCCAAAATAACCAAACTACCCTTCATTAGGTTGGACTTCCAAAAGTAAAGTCCAACTTGACTTTGGCTGTAAAAACCCACACACCTTCACGCCCCACGTCACAAGCCATGAAGTTATTAACGGCCTGTGGTGGTGGTCGTGGAGAGTAAGGTCGTAGCTCCCCAAAAATGTAATCCTAAAAATGTTCTGAATGAACTTCACGACCCTTCTCTACTTTTGTGAACATGCACCACGACCTGTCAAGTTGCTAGTGGTGCTCTAGGCAGTAGCTCCCCAAAGCCACCTTTTTCTAAAACGTCTAAGGCAAGACCACGACCAAGACACTCCTTCCACTAAGTGAAGCACGAGTCGTGGAGTGTAATCCACTATGGTATCACTCTCTCATGGCCAAGACATGTTCACAAGCCCCCAACTTGGCCGTGGTCATGACCACGAGCCGTTGTCATGCTCGTGAAGGTTGAGATAGTAGCCTCTCTTTTTGGGGCAGCCTTGgcctttggctttggctttctCCTCAAGGTTGGAAATCCTCCCTTGGCCCTAAATACTTTAACCCTCTCTTAGGCACCTATGTCCATCCTCATATTCTCTTCATGGAAAACCCAATAGACATTTTTTTCGAAACATACTACCACCACTTGTACCACACTAGTTTAGGTTATTAGTTCATCGGACGTTGTGGTCATCCATTTATGTTTTGACTCTCATacttctaatttaatttaactacaCTTATTTAGGTCCATAAgcatcattattattaagtgAGTCTCTAGTCTATGTCATTGGATTTTCGGGGTGtaacattatccccccttagg
Coding sequences within it:
- the LOC104649110 gene encoding transcription factor bHLH95-like codes for the protein MKKKKINGGGENNHVFPWETNDGWPYLNLNGNQIGIAVTFEGDKLQDPTRFDTYPPLTVVNEVIEPSTNAGKKRSPPNRKKNGKEIVEPNFCIDGAGDRGGLNHDLHIWMARQRTMKIGIFFNTLRALISNIPAKADKSTIVEKAVNHIQKLQNTLEKLEQEKLERLQEHNVRCRSSQKFTNTCNNWEKYLGDQGSTHNTSSTTSTTHGTNPLMVNNNIPTGFVTWSSPNVILNVCGENAHISVCYPKKSGLFTFICYILGKHGIEIVSAQASSDQFRSVFKIQAHAKGGTGIAQYSEASRVEEMYKQIAIEIISFATPK